One part of the Parambassis ranga chromosome 8, fParRan2.1, whole genome shotgun sequence genome encodes these proteins:
- the tspan10 gene encoding tetraspanin-10 has protein sequence MRRFIKRIPWPWSRTDTTYNESSPLLPKTVSKEEAEEEVGNITTEAGTNSHSSVWIQPYHSYSLMDYFLKYILFFCNLLFTVMGLMVLGLGLWGLISKESFAQEKISSIGTDPMLMLVTLGLLLTMLCLSGCVGALRENCSLLKLFSAAVLVLITAQVFVAIIAYSMHNEIGGYLRSGMLTAMARYQDDLDLRFITDEIQSNLQCCGADNYRDWEINIYYNCSAPGVLACGVPATCCVDPLENGTVWNSQCGVGAQTLDEFTAQSAIFLGGCLGGISRWIEQHEGLIGTVAFVTLGVQILAVFITTRLLESIQWHKAYM, from the exons ATGAGGAGGTTCATAAAAAGGATTCCTTGGCCGTGGTCGAGGACAGACACTACGTACAATGAATCCAGTCCACTCTTACCAAAG ACAGTTTCTAAAGAAGAGGCTGAGGAGGAAGTTGGTAACATCACTACTGAAGCTGGAACAAACAGCCACTCGTCTGTATGGATCCAGCCCTACCACAGCTACTCTCTGATGGACTACTTCCTAAAATACATCCTCTTCTTTTGTAATCTGCTGTTTACAGTTATGGGCCTGATGGTGCTTGGTCTGGGGTTATGGGGCCTCATCAGCAAAGAATCATTTGCCCAAGAAAAGATCAGCAGCATCGGTACTGACCCAATGCTGATGCTCGTGACTCTGGGCCTTCTGCTCACCATGCTCTGCCTGTCAGGCTGTGTGGGCGCCTTAAGGGAGAACTGCAGCTTACTGAAGCTGTTCTCGGCTGCAGTGCTGGTCCTCATCACGGCCCAAGTGTTTGTTGCCATCATAGCCTACAGCATGCATAATGAGATTGGAGGATACCTGCGGTCGGGGATGTTAACAGCCATGGCACGCTACCAGGACGACCTGGACCTGAGGTTCATCACGGATGAAATTCAGTCCAATCTGCAGTGCTGTGGGGCAGATAACTACCGTGACTGGGAGATCAACAT ATATTACAATTGCTCGGCTCCAGGAGTGCTGGCTTGTGGGGTCCCTGCAACATGCTGCGTGGACCCTCTGGAGAACGGGACAGTGTGGAACTCTCAGTGTGGGGTAGGAGCCCAGACGTTAGACGAGTTCACAGCGCAGAGCGCGATCTTCCTGGGTGGCTGCTTGGGGGGGATCTCTCGCTGGATCGAACAACATGAAGGCCTGATTGGGACAGTTGCATTCGTCACTCTCGGGGTCCAGATTCTGGCTGTGTTTATCACAACGCGTCTGCTGGAGAGCATCCAGTGGCATAAAGCTTACATGTGA